The DNA region ATAGAAAGATTCTCATTAATGCCATAATATGCCCAAGTGCCTTTGCGTTTGACATATAAAAATCCACAATCTTTTAGAATCTTTAAGTGTCTTGAAAGGCGAGATTGCTTTAAGTCAAGTGCGTTTTGTAAATCACAGACGCAAAGCTCACCATGATTTTGTAAAAATGCCAAAATTATTACACGAGTTTCATCATTAAGAGCACCTATGAGATTAAGAAAAGCATTCATTTTGTCCATCTTATCACCTTTATATAAGATACATAATGCCACCAAAACCTATGGCAATAAAAAGAATTAAACTAACAAAAATTGCTAGGAATCTCATTGTAAATATACTTTGTAAAAGAATAAGTTCAGGCAAAGAGCATCCAGCACCAGCTATCAAAAAACTAAAGATTATGCCTTCATGCACACCCACTCCAAGCAAAGCCAAACC from Helicobacter colisuis includes:
- a CDS encoding ArsR/SmtB family transcription factor; translated protein: MNAFLNLIGALNDETRVIILAFLQNHGELCVCDLQNALDLKQSRLSRHLKILKDCGFLYVKRKGTWAYYGINENLSIFHIECLKAIQELQLSLPPLQKITCNNHKE